A region of Kribbella sp. NBC_01245 DNA encodes the following proteins:
- a CDS encoding helix-turn-helix transcriptional regulator, whose amino-acid sequence MVNAVAAQARVRDDIVRLVHRGLPVPEFSRAVGEALARAVPAEGSCLMTVDPATLLPTAEFVENGLPAAELLRLVEIEVREPDFNKWVQLAHADGPAASLSDVTAGDLDRSLRQREIRRPGGFSDELRVVLGGGMGTWGELTVFREAKRPYFTPAEVKFVSSMAGVIADGLRRGLLLGDAQAGHGDVGLLVLDADDGVSMSNQAADRWLDGLGTGDRAGAQLPLVVPAVARQARALCGTTTPTDLRPAKARVRTRSGQWLIVRGSLMGDGPDSPVAVMLEAARPAEMAPLMVAAYGFTDSERRVTELVAQGLSTKQIAGRLQVTSYTVQDHLKSIFTKSGSASRGDLVARLFLDHYAASLTSGDK is encoded by the coding sequence ATGGTCAACGCGGTGGCGGCGCAGGCGCGCGTCCGCGACGACATCGTGAGGCTGGTGCACCGCGGGTTGCCGGTGCCGGAGTTCTCGCGGGCCGTCGGCGAGGCGTTGGCCCGGGCTGTGCCCGCCGAGGGCAGCTGTCTGATGACGGTCGATCCGGCGACCTTGCTGCCGACCGCCGAGTTCGTCGAGAACGGACTGCCTGCGGCCGAGTTGCTCCGGCTCGTCGAGATCGAAGTGCGTGAGCCGGACTTCAACAAGTGGGTTCAGCTGGCCCACGCGGACGGCCCGGCGGCCAGCCTGAGCGACGTCACCGCGGGCGATCTCGACCGCAGCCTGCGCCAGCGGGAGATCCGTCGTCCGGGTGGTTTCTCGGACGAGCTGCGGGTGGTGCTCGGCGGCGGCATGGGGACCTGGGGAGAGCTGACCGTGTTCCGCGAGGCGAAACGTCCCTACTTCACGCCCGCCGAGGTGAAGTTCGTATCGTCGATGGCCGGAGTGATCGCCGATGGCCTCCGGCGGGGGCTGTTGCTCGGCGACGCACAGGCTGGGCATGGCGACGTCGGCCTGCTGGTCCTCGACGCCGATGACGGCGTGAGCATGTCGAACCAGGCAGCGGACCGCTGGCTGGACGGGTTGGGCACCGGCGACAGAGCAGGCGCTCAACTGCCACTGGTGGTTCCGGCCGTTGCCCGCCAGGCTCGTGCCCTCTGCGGCACCACAACGCCGACCGATCTCCGGCCGGCGAAGGCGCGAGTGCGCACCCGGTCCGGTCAATGGCTGATCGTCCGGGGATCGCTCATGGGTGACGGTCCGGACTCGCCGGTCGCGGTGATGCTCGAAGCGGCTCGTCCGGCCGAGATGGCGCCGCTGATGGTCGCTGCCTACGGCTTCACCGATAGCGAGCGCCGGGTCACCGAGTTGGTCGCGCAAGGCCTGTCCACCAAGCAGATCGCGGGCCGGCTGCAGGTGACGTCGTACACCGTGCAGGACCACCTGAAGTCGATCTTCACCAAATCCGGCAGCGCGTCACGGGGCGACCTGGTCGCCCGGCTGTTCCTCGATCACTATGCCGCGTCCCTGACTTCGGGCGACAAATAA
- a CDS encoding ROK family transcriptional regulator, translated as MNKATAGGGGTTMLRRINVAAVLDAVRRSAPAPLRVAELVERTGLARPTVAQAVDELLDAGWLQQHGPDSADRSLGRPAIRVSLRGRAAPVLGLDVGPHRVTVGVSDLAGRKLALVRRSGPGWTAQELLGVITEVIAEALAEAEVPAEDIAAAVAASPGIVDEHTGRVRLVPSVPGWSAIDLIKHVRSLLDCPVMLDNDANLAALAIAAARGGTGTLLAVQWGERLGAGIVIDGRLHRGTGAAGEIGFIAPDPDDVIDPDDSRGPLERAVGSEAIAQLGRQAVQAHPESKLAQLGKDHKLGTADVFAAAADRDPAAQAVVQQVARAFARALAPAVLVLDPTAVVIGGGVARAGAVLLDAINDHLRSLTLNHPKLELSALAEDAVVTGAMRMALDDVWARKLPQPALATP; from the coding sequence ATGAACAAGGCAACCGCGGGTGGCGGCGGTACGACGATGCTGCGCCGGATCAACGTGGCAGCGGTGCTCGACGCCGTCCGGCGTTCGGCGCCTGCTCCGTTGCGGGTGGCGGAGCTCGTCGAGCGCACCGGACTCGCCCGGCCGACCGTGGCCCAGGCCGTCGACGAACTGCTCGACGCGGGCTGGCTGCAACAGCACGGCCCCGACTCCGCCGACCGCTCACTCGGCCGCCCGGCCATCCGCGTCTCTCTGCGCGGCCGCGCCGCACCCGTGCTCGGGCTGGACGTCGGCCCGCACCGCGTGACCGTCGGCGTCTCCGATCTGGCCGGCCGGAAGCTGGCCCTGGTACGACGCTCCGGGCCCGGCTGGACCGCTCAGGAACTGCTCGGCGTCATCACCGAGGTGATCGCGGAAGCCCTGGCCGAGGCCGAGGTGCCCGCCGAGGACATCGCCGCCGCCGTCGCCGCCAGCCCCGGCATCGTGGACGAGCACACCGGCCGCGTCCGGCTGGTGCCCAGCGTGCCCGGCTGGTCCGCGATCGACCTGATCAAGCACGTGCGCAGCCTGCTCGACTGCCCGGTGATGCTCGACAACGACGCCAACCTGGCCGCCCTCGCGATCGCCGCCGCCCGCGGTGGCACCGGCACGCTGCTCGCCGTCCAGTGGGGTGAGCGACTCGGCGCCGGCATTGTGATCGACGGCCGCCTGCACCGCGGCACCGGCGCCGCCGGCGAGATCGGCTTCATCGCGCCCGACCCCGACGACGTGATCGACCCCGACGACAGCCGCGGTCCGCTGGAACGGGCCGTCGGCTCCGAAGCGATCGCCCAGCTCGGCCGCCAGGCGGTGCAGGCCCATCCCGAGTCGAAACTGGCCCAGCTCGGCAAGGACCACAAACTCGGCACGGCCGACGTCTTCGCCGCCGCGGCCGATCGCGACCCGGCGGCCCAGGCCGTCGTCCAGCAGGTGGCCCGCGCCTTCGCCCGCGCCCTCGCGCCCGCCGTCCTGGTCCTCGACCCGACCGCCGTCGTCATCGGTGGCGGCGTGGCCCGCGCCGGCGCCGTACTGCTCGACGCCATCAACGACCACCTCCGCAGCCTCACCCTCAACCACCCCAAGCTGGAGCTCTCCGCCCTGGCCGAAGACGCCGTCGTCACCGGCGCCATGCGCATGGCCCTAGACGACGTCTGGGCCCGCAAACTCCCCCAACCCGCCCTCGCCACCCCGTAG
- a CDS encoding dihydrofolate reductase family protein, protein MATIRLYMTMSLDGFVAGPEDSADAPMGVGGFRLFNWLDQRFDPGPSGQVYSEAMATRAFISGRRTYELADHWQGDHHDGVPIFVLTHDVPADPPPGSVRFVTEVREAAAQAREAAGDGEVMVHGAGAAQALLVAGELDELELHVVPVLLGQGRRLFDNLSTEHTELELVRALDGPGVHHLRYRVLRP, encoded by the coding sequence ATGGCAACCATTCGGCTTTATATGACCATGTCCCTCGACGGCTTCGTCGCCGGGCCGGAGGACAGCGCGGACGCGCCGATGGGCGTCGGCGGGTTCCGGCTTTTCAATTGGCTCGACCAGCGCTTTGACCCGGGGCCGAGCGGGCAGGTGTACAGCGAGGCGATGGCGACTCGCGCCTTCATCTCCGGTCGCCGTACCTATGAGCTGGCCGACCATTGGCAGGGCGACCACCACGACGGCGTACCGATCTTCGTCCTCACCCACGACGTACCGGCTGACCCGCCGCCGGGCAGCGTCCGCTTCGTCACCGAAGTGCGCGAGGCTGCCGCACAGGCCCGCGAGGCCGCCGGGGACGGCGAGGTGATGGTGCATGGGGCCGGGGCCGCGCAGGCGCTGCTGGTGGCCGGGGAGCTCGACGAGCTGGAACTGCACGTCGTACCGGTCCTGCTCGGGCAGGGGCGACGGCTGTTCGACAACCTATCGACAGAACACACCGAGCTCGAGCTGGTCCGTGCGCTGGACGGGCCGGGTGTGCACCACCTCCGTTACCGCGTCCTTCGGCCCTGA
- a CDS encoding helix-turn-helix transcriptional regulator, which produces MRTRAPAVVGRDRELDQLRLALSSARTGLGSAIFLVGEPGIGKTRLTNTVTSLGLEDGIVTLRGRVGTVGPMVPFRPLTEALLSLLRRGELVNVDELGPYRNVLGRLIPEWRTETTEAESPSIVVLAEALLRLLGLIGHGRGCLLVLEDLHAADAETLAILEYLVDNLATLPVLLVGTVRAQPCSALDMAHQAARDGTGAVLELRRLNRVDTATMISSCLAISPDDVPEALTERIWTDSAGVPFVVEELLQDVTDSGHLIPTGDGWQVVDDLATGVPSAVVRSISSRTGQLGPEATRLLTLAAVVGHRFSLPVVREATGTDERTLLATLHAGMAAQIVGPDEPAPDWYAFRHPLTAEALLADLTPTERADLSEQAAAAIEKLYPELPDEWCPLVAELRLSAGDSTRAGQLYAMAGRRALKSGAVLSAVTLLDRSDQLLADDADPDERADVLESLLLALGETGHFDRAFSLADRLDRLDSAGLSRVRLSALHARLGAIGDLAARWEEANKHVAIAKALLGSNPSDRDAAPVDAIAAHLALSIPGPDRLKTAATLARKAAAAAERVPLPVVACEAWQLLGVLAREHDLEEANAHFERAEKFADEHGLPIARAYSLVLKAGTTYLADGTVEEMDRARTAALRIGAMPLAYIADGIMAMQTVLTGNYAVAADMVASSLDLAERMQVGQTRSYILVTKGTLAAHQGRRRAMEEALEELDRTGTGAAYELSLAYGLARTFCALLEEDRELAGRELAQALTYDAENPTTFHVAGKNGLNLLLGVLAGRAGWQHYEAVTTSAASKMRWNRQFVELAHAVLLGRDGQVDKASAALGDASALFPMARHLGRRLVAEEAQKHGWGTPVEWLREAETYFHAAEIAPVASACRGLLRQFGASVQQRRSGSDQIPPALRQLGVTAREYEVCRLLVERIGNKTIAERLFISHRTVEKHVASLMAKTQQNDRESLSGFVRQVLAG; this is translated from the coding sequence ATGCGCACCCGAGCACCGGCTGTAGTCGGCAGGGACCGAGAACTGGACCAGCTCCGGCTGGCTCTGAGTTCTGCCCGAACGGGTCTGGGCAGCGCGATCTTCCTAGTCGGCGAACCCGGGATCGGCAAGACCCGGCTGACCAATACGGTCACCTCGCTCGGCCTCGAGGACGGCATCGTCACCCTGCGCGGACGGGTCGGAACGGTCGGCCCGATGGTCCCGTTCCGGCCGTTGACCGAGGCGCTGCTGTCGCTGTTGCGCCGGGGTGAACTGGTGAACGTCGACGAGCTCGGGCCATACCGGAATGTGCTCGGCCGGCTGATCCCCGAGTGGCGGACCGAGACGACCGAGGCCGAATCTCCCTCGATCGTGGTGCTGGCCGAGGCGTTGCTGCGGCTACTCGGGTTGATCGGTCATGGGCGCGGTTGCCTACTCGTCCTTGAGGACTTGCACGCGGCTGACGCGGAGACGCTCGCCATCCTGGAGTACTTGGTCGACAACCTCGCGACGCTGCCGGTGCTACTTGTCGGCACAGTGCGGGCTCAACCCTGCAGTGCGCTCGACATGGCGCACCAGGCCGCCCGCGACGGCACTGGCGCCGTCCTGGAACTACGTCGGCTGAATCGCGTCGACACCGCCACGATGATCTCGTCGTGTCTCGCGATCAGCCCGGACGACGTACCGGAGGCCTTGACCGAGCGGATCTGGACCGACAGCGCGGGTGTGCCGTTCGTGGTCGAAGAACTCCTGCAGGACGTCACCGACTCCGGCCATCTCATCCCGACCGGAGATGGCTGGCAGGTCGTGGACGATCTTGCGACTGGCGTGCCGAGTGCAGTCGTTCGGAGCATCTCTAGCCGGACTGGCCAGCTTGGGCCGGAGGCGACGCGTCTACTCACTCTGGCGGCCGTGGTCGGGCACAGGTTCTCTCTACCGGTAGTGCGAGAGGCAACCGGCACAGACGAGCGGACGCTGCTTGCCACGTTGCACGCGGGAATGGCCGCACAGATCGTCGGGCCGGATGAGCCCGCTCCTGATTGGTACGCGTTCCGCCATCCGCTCACGGCCGAGGCGTTGCTGGCAGACCTGACTCCGACGGAGAGGGCCGACCTGTCGGAACAGGCCGCTGCTGCGATCGAGAAGCTCTACCCGGAGCTACCGGACGAGTGGTGTCCCCTGGTAGCGGAGCTCCGTCTCAGCGCGGGCGATTCGACTAGGGCCGGGCAGTTGTACGCCATGGCCGGTAGACGCGCTCTAAAGAGTGGCGCCGTCCTCTCGGCCGTGACCCTGCTGGACCGGTCAGACCAGCTACTGGCCGACGACGCCGACCCGGACGAGCGTGCCGACGTACTGGAGTCACTGCTGCTTGCACTCGGCGAAACCGGTCACTTCGATCGCGCGTTCTCCCTGGCCGATCGGCTCGACCGTCTCGACTCTGCGGGCCTATCCCGTGTGAGGCTCTCTGCCTTACACGCGCGGCTTGGAGCCATCGGAGATCTCGCAGCCCGTTGGGAAGAGGCCAACAAACACGTCGCGATCGCCAAGGCTCTACTCGGTTCCAACCCGTCAGACCGGGATGCGGCGCCAGTGGACGCTATTGCCGCTCACCTGGCCCTGAGCATCCCTGGGCCAGACCGGCTGAAGACGGCGGCCACTCTTGCCCGTAAGGCCGCCGCGGCCGCTGAGCGCGTTCCCCTTCCAGTGGTGGCTTGCGAGGCGTGGCAGCTCCTCGGCGTACTTGCGCGGGAGCATGACCTCGAAGAGGCGAACGCGCACTTCGAGAGGGCCGAGAAGTTTGCGGACGAGCACGGCCTGCCGATCGCGCGCGCCTATTCGCTCGTGCTCAAGGCCGGTACGACGTACCTGGCCGACGGGACGGTCGAGGAGATGGACCGGGCCCGTACGGCGGCACTGCGGATCGGCGCGATGCCCTTGGCGTACATCGCCGACGGGATCATGGCCATGCAGACCGTCTTGACCGGGAACTACGCGGTCGCCGCTGACATGGTCGCGAGCAGCCTCGACCTGGCGGAGCGGATGCAGGTCGGCCAGACGCGTTCGTACATCCTCGTGACGAAGGGGACGCTCGCCGCCCACCAAGGTCGTCGCCGGGCCATGGAAGAGGCACTGGAAGAGCTGGACCGCACTGGCACTGGTGCCGCGTATGAGTTGTCACTGGCCTACGGACTGGCTCGGACGTTCTGTGCGCTGCTGGAGGAAGACCGGGAGCTCGCGGGCCGTGAACTCGCTCAGGCGCTCACCTACGACGCAGAGAACCCGACAACCTTCCACGTCGCCGGGAAGAACGGCCTGAACCTCCTACTCGGCGTACTGGCTGGACGTGCGGGGTGGCAGCACTACGAGGCTGTGACGACGTCAGCCGCCAGCAAGATGCGGTGGAACCGTCAGTTCGTGGAACTCGCCCACGCCGTACTACTCGGCAGAGACGGCCAGGTGGACAAGGCCTCGGCAGCACTCGGCGACGCGTCCGCGCTGTTCCCGATGGCCCGGCACCTGGGTCGCCGGCTGGTGGCCGAGGAGGCGCAGAAGCACGGTTGGGGTACGCCGGTCGAGTGGTTGCGCGAGGCCGAGACGTACTTCCACGCGGCCGAGATCGCGCCGGTGGCGAGCGCCTGCCGAGGACTGTTGCGGCAGTTCGGCGCGTCGGTCCAGCAACGCCGGAGTGGCTCCGACCAGATCCCGCCGGCGCTGCGGCAACTCGGGGTGACCGCGCGCGAATATGAGGTCTGCCGGTTGCTGGTCGAGCGGATTGGGAACAAGACCATCGCGGAAAGGTTGTTCATCTCACACCGCACGGTGGAGAAGCATGTCGCTAGTCTGATGGCGAAAACCCAGCAGAATGACCGTGAGTCGTTGAGCGGCTTCGTTCGCCAGGTGCTGGCGGGTTAG
- a CDS encoding BTAD domain-containing putative transcriptional regulator, translating into MALAIHLLGKPTVHRDGEPVAGPKGRKAWALLAYLVCSELPTSREHLAELLFYEADDPLGALRWNLSQVRRLLGQPHALRGEPLDLCLPRDTFVDVEVVTRGTWLEGIRVPGLGRELLEGMHFGTSPAFEAWLMSERRHVRAATEAMLREAGLAHLGAGDPRGSARLATRLVQLNPLDEGFQALLIRSLALAGERTAAKQHYDACVELLRTELGVDPGPEVVAAYAAVEAVSEPATSSTVSTPSAARSELDAGQAALAHGDVEPGLRHLRRAVAEAHRCGGVETQVEALIALGSSLISVVRSRDDEGAAALHEAISLAVESGQQSLTAAAYRELGFIEFLRGRYQRAELLLQEALAVGGDQRSGDATALVLLGACATDTAHYRTALERLAKAVELAEGVQDPRPLARALAFSARAHLLRRDLAAARDAASRSLDIARASWPTYLPWPASLLAEVDLEEGDLDRAGRGFQQAFDQGCRLGDPCWEAMGARGLGLVEAVHGDAGAALEWLLDANVRAARLTDSYLWAQAYALDALCAVAVNHGAGNVAKWITDMEALTARTGMRELLARAYLHRYRLGDHAARSAAVLLIDKIDNPVLRDLLPAGPQTPRGSHVRSHAPAPD; encoded by the coding sequence ATGGCGCTGGCGATCCACCTGCTCGGGAAACCGACCGTTCATCGGGACGGCGAGCCTGTCGCGGGCCCGAAGGGTCGCAAGGCGTGGGCGCTGCTCGCCTATCTCGTCTGTTCCGAGCTCCCCACGAGCCGTGAGCACCTCGCCGAGCTGTTGTTCTACGAGGCGGACGATCCCCTCGGCGCGCTGCGCTGGAACCTCTCACAGGTACGCCGGCTCCTCGGCCAGCCCCATGCCCTGCGGGGTGAACCGCTCGACCTGTGCCTGCCGCGCGACACGTTCGTCGACGTCGAGGTGGTCACCCGGGGGACATGGCTGGAGGGCATCAGGGTTCCGGGATTGGGACGCGAATTGCTTGAAGGGATGCACTTCGGTACGAGCCCGGCCTTCGAGGCGTGGCTGATGTCGGAGCGGCGCCATGTCCGGGCCGCCACGGAGGCGATGCTCCGCGAAGCCGGGCTCGCCCATCTGGGCGCGGGGGATCCCCGAGGCAGCGCCCGGCTCGCCACAAGGCTGGTCCAGCTCAACCCCTTGGACGAGGGCTTCCAGGCGCTGCTGATCCGGTCCCTGGCCCTGGCCGGGGAGCGCACCGCGGCCAAGCAGCACTACGACGCGTGCGTCGAGCTGCTCAGGACCGAGCTCGGAGTCGACCCCGGCCCCGAGGTCGTCGCCGCCTATGCCGCTGTCGAAGCGGTCTCTGAGCCGGCCACCTCGTCAACCGTTTCTACGCCGAGCGCGGCGCGCTCGGAGCTCGATGCCGGGCAGGCGGCCCTCGCGCACGGTGATGTCGAACCGGGGCTCCGGCACCTCCGCCGTGCGGTGGCCGAGGCACACCGGTGCGGTGGCGTCGAGACGCAGGTGGAGGCGCTCATCGCACTGGGGTCGAGCCTCATCAGCGTGGTGCGGAGCAGGGACGACGAAGGAGCGGCGGCGCTTCACGAGGCGATCTCGCTCGCTGTCGAGTCCGGGCAGCAGTCGCTGACCGCGGCCGCCTATCGCGAATTGGGCTTCATCGAGTTCCTGCGGGGCCGATACCAGCGGGCCGAGTTGCTCCTCCAGGAAGCCCTGGCAGTCGGTGGTGACCAGCGGTCGGGAGACGCCACTGCGCTGGTTCTGCTCGGCGCCTGCGCCACGGACACAGCCCACTACCGCACGGCGCTGGAGCGTCTCGCCAAGGCGGTCGAGCTGGCCGAAGGGGTCCAGGACCCCCGACCACTGGCGCGTGCCCTGGCTTTCAGTGCCCGGGCGCACCTGCTGAGGAGGGACCTCGCCGCGGCCCGCGATGCGGCGTCACGCTCGCTCGACATCGCCCGTGCGTCCTGGCCGACGTACCTGCCGTGGCCGGCGAGCCTGCTCGCCGAGGTGGACCTCGAGGAGGGCGACCTCGACCGGGCCGGCCGAGGGTTCCAGCAAGCGTTCGACCAGGGCTGCCGGTTGGGCGACCCGTGCTGGGAGGCCATGGGGGCCCGCGGATTGGGACTGGTCGAAGCCGTGCATGGAGACGCTGGCGCTGCGTTGGAGTGGCTCCTCGATGCCAACGTCCGGGCCGCGCGGCTGACGGACTCCTACCTATGGGCGCAGGCCTACGCGCTGGATGCCCTGTGTGCCGTGGCCGTCAACCACGGAGCCGGGAACGTCGCGAAGTGGATCACCGACATGGAGGCGCTCACCGCCCGGACGGGCATGCGGGAGCTCCTGGCACGTGCCTACCTGCACCGCTACCGGCTCGGGGACCACGCTGCGCGGAGCGCGGCCGTACTGCTCATCGACAAGATCGACAACCCGGTTCTTCGGGACCTCCTCCCCGCCGGCCCGCAGACGCCGCGTGGCTCACACGTCCGCTCACACGCCCCGGCCCCAGACTGA
- a CDS encoding alpha/beta fold hydrolase encodes MTQARRWVVLPGLAETAEEFEGVIDLLPESYDVQVVDPWLVPVTASVDSLRQATGVDGDGPIGLVGHSIGGLAAMRWALSRPAEVDRLVLVDTSLANETGHRLLYPGRIGDRLVRKGLRGLGHLGVPALIGPIVRGWLLRMSTETDRDPLHRATVRERYGSPGSWVQFWDELAASWPMAVEVGQLLESPVEAPATVQLVGVGPSSARCRLGPQRALAARLKANLQTLQDSAHLVHLDRPDAIAKAILAP; translated from the coding sequence ATGACACAGGCACGGCGCTGGGTGGTGCTGCCCGGACTCGCTGAGACCGCCGAGGAATTCGAAGGCGTGATCGACCTGCTGCCCGAGTCGTACGACGTCCAGGTGGTCGACCCCTGGCTCGTCCCGGTCACCGCCTCGGTCGACTCGTTGCGGCAGGCAACCGGGGTCGACGGCGACGGCCCGATCGGGCTGGTCGGCCACTCGATCGGCGGCCTCGCCGCTATGCGCTGGGCGTTGTCCCGGCCGGCCGAGGTGGATCGCCTGGTGCTGGTCGATACCAGCCTGGCGAACGAGACCGGGCATCGTCTGCTCTACCCCGGCCGGATCGGCGATCGCCTGGTGCGCAAGGGATTACGCGGCCTCGGCCATCTCGGCGTACCGGCGTTGATCGGCCCGATCGTGCGTGGTTGGCTGCTCCGGATGAGTACCGAGACGGACCGCGATCCGTTGCACCGTGCAACGGTCCGCGAGCGGTACGGATCACCCGGCTCGTGGGTCCAGTTCTGGGACGAATTGGCCGCCAGCTGGCCGATGGCGGTCGAGGTCGGCCAACTGCTCGAGTCCCCGGTCGAGGCGCCCGCGACGGTCCAACTGGTAGGCGTCGGCCCCAGCTCCGCCCGCTGCCGCCTAGGCCCCCAGCGCGCCCTCGCGGCCCGCCTCAAGGCCAACCTGCAAACCCTCCAGGACTCCGCCCACCTGGTCCACCTGGACCGCCCCGACGCCATAGCCAAAGCCATCCTCGCCCCCTGA